In uncultured Cohaesibacter sp., a genomic segment contains:
- a CDS encoding sialic acid TRAP transporter substrate-binding protein SiaP, with protein MKHVLTCLAVAGMLVAGPALAGDTRTLSFGMQGTPGDPQYQGVMEAAKVLEEESNGRLKLEVFPNSQLGTFTEMMEQVTMGDLDFTLNPFGGMDPWVPRAVIASTAYVVKDFAHLQKILNSEWGQGVLDEMRTGNGWRTVDSWYFGTRETTSNKPITKLEDFAGMKLRVPNSAPQLQWAKAMGASPTPVAFAEVYLALQTNQVDGQENPLPIIDAMKFMEVQSNITLTNHLVQDQLVLMSEETWKDLSQDDQKIVMDAFKAGGLVNNKVVTDNEAALLGKFEKNGAKVNRPDLTPFRAAMEPSYKELDGKFGEGIVEQLVGLAD; from the coding sequence ATGAAACATGTACTGACTTGCCTGGCTGTTGCCGGAATGCTCGTGGCTGGCCCGGCGCTGGCTGGGGACACGCGCACACTCTCATTCGGTATGCAGGGCACACCGGGTGATCCGCAATATCAAGGCGTCATGGAAGCGGCCAAAGTTCTGGAGGAAGAATCGAATGGCCGCCTTAAACTGGAAGTATTTCCCAATTCGCAGCTCGGCACCTTCACCGAAATGATGGAACAGGTCACGATGGGGGACCTGGATTTCACGCTCAATCCCTTCGGCGGCATGGACCCATGGGTGCCCCGCGCCGTGATTGCCAGCACCGCCTATGTGGTCAAGGATTTTGCCCATCTGCAAAAGATCCTCAATTCGGAATGGGGTCAGGGCGTGCTGGATGAAATGCGCACCGGCAACGGCTGGCGGACTGTCGATTCATGGTATTTCGGCACCCGCGAAACCACCTCGAACAAGCCGATCACCAAGCTTGAAGATTTCGCGGGCATGAAGCTGCGCGTGCCGAATTCCGCACCACAGCTCCAGTGGGCCAAGGCCATGGGAGCCAGCCCGACCCCGGTCGCCTTTGCCGAAGTCTATCTGGCCCTGCAGACCAATCAGGTCGATGGTCAGGAAAATCCGCTGCCGATCATCGACGCGATGAAATTCATGGAAGTGCAGAGCAACATCACCCTGACCAACCATCTGGTGCAGGACCAGCTGGTGCTGATGTCTGAAGAGACATGGAAAGACCTTTCCCAAGACGACCAGAAGATTGTCATGGACGCCTTCAAGGCCGGAGGGCTCGTCAATAACAAGGTGGTCACGGACAATGAAGCCGCCCTGCTGGGCAAATTCGAGAAGAATGGCGCCAAGGTCAATCGCCCCGATCTGACACCCTTCAGAGCAGCGATGGAGCCATCCTACAAGGAACTGGACGGGAAATTCGGCGAGGGTATCGTCGAACAGCTCGTCGGTCTGGCTGACTGA
- the nanR gene encoding transcriptional regulator NanR, producing MKMSLRRKLSDEVRIKLEELIRDDVYPEGSSLPSERELMEMFDVGRPSIREALFGLEKMGLIKIKMGEKARVTRPTPQALLASLSGVANILLDSSEGVQNFEQARIFLEGAVARYAAENATPTQIEALEEALRQNEQTIMKPRAFAITDVAFHRLLTSIPDNPIFMAMHDALVDWMINQRPLPKDEGISNTKSFEGHVAIFNAIRDHKPIEAMMAMEEHLKDVQKRYRGIG from the coding sequence ATGAAAATGTCATTACGCAGAAAATTGTCGGACGAGGTCCGTATCAAGCTTGAAGAGCTCATCCGGGATGATGTCTATCCCGAGGGAAGCTCCCTGCCGTCTGAACGGGAACTGATGGAAATGTTCGATGTCGGGCGCCCATCCATTCGCGAAGCGCTGTTCGGGCTGGAGAAAATGGGTCTCATCAAGATCAAGATGGGCGAGAAGGCGCGTGTGACGCGCCCCACTCCGCAGGCGCTTCTGGCGTCGCTGTCGGGGGTGGCAAACATTCTGCTAGATTCTTCCGAAGGGGTGCAGAATTTCGAGCAGGCCCGCATTTTCCTTGAAGGAGCCGTGGCGCGCTATGCGGCGGAAAATGCCACGCCCACCCAGATCGAGGCGCTGGAAGAAGCCTTGCGGCAGAATGAGCAGACGATCATGAAGCCCCGCGCCTTTGCGATCACCGACGTGGCCTTCCACCGCTTGCTGACCAGCATTCCGGACAATCCCATTTTCATGGCGATGCATGATGCGCTGGTCGACTGGATGATCAATCAGCGCCCGCTGCCCAAGGATGAAGGCATTTCCAACACCAAGAGTTTCGAAGGCCATGTCGCCATTTTCAATGCGATCAGGGATCACAAACCGATCGAGGCAATGATGGCGATGGAAGAGCATCTCAAGGATGTTCAAAAACGATATCGGGGGATCGGTTAG
- a CDS encoding LacI family DNA-binding transcriptional regulator, translating into MVSIKDIASDLGVTAATVSNALNGKGRVSEALARRIKARADALGYRPSSAAVALKSGRSKVLGLVMPDLTNPLFPHIAQALSIEADRLGYATLIADSRDSAKEQEQAILRLVSRGVDGLLILPQRGTSVPQTAVPRAIINTSSDPANTSSADHFGGGVLIADHILALGHTHILLVGADPVSGVQQQRIAGMKSVLPPEVEYDVLWGDEGFAATPDRVRDGVSAILCTSDLVAINVHSHLSRAGLTVPDDASLTGFDDMSFSRVMHPPLTTVSQDMGTLALYILDAITKQIMGEKSPHEGQTVPMDLVLRQSTKAPKNYISPSNKEQIA; encoded by the coding sequence ATGGTCAGCATCAAGGATATCGCATCGGATCTGGGCGTTACTGCCGCCACTGTTTCCAACGCGCTCAATGGCAAGGGGCGTGTGTCGGAAGCTTTGGCCCGGCGCATCAAGGCGCGCGCCGATGCTCTTGGATACCGGCCCAGTTCTGCCGCCGTTGCGCTCAAGAGCGGGCGCAGCAAGGTGCTTGGTCTGGTGATGCCCGATCTGACCAACCCGCTCTTTCCCCATATCGCGCAGGCGCTCTCCATTGAAGCGGACAGGCTCGGCTATGCCACTCTGATTGCCGATTCCCGCGACAGCGCCAAAGAGCAGGAGCAGGCCATCCTGCGGCTGGTCAGCCGTGGCGTGGACGGGTTGCTGATCCTGCCGCAAAGAGGCACCTCGGTGCCCCAGACAGCCGTTCCCAGAGCCATCATCAACACCTCCTCCGACCCCGCCAACACCTCTTCGGCGGATCATTTCGGGGGCGGGGTACTCATCGCCGATCACATTCTCGCGCTAGGCCACACCCATATCCTGCTGGTGGGTGCCGATCCCGTCTCTGGGGTGCAGCAGCAGCGTATTGCCGGCATGAAGTCTGTCCTGCCACCAGAGGTCGAATATGATGTCCTGTGGGGGGATGAAGGGTTTGCCGCCACGCCGGATCGGGTTCGGGATGGTGTCAGCGCCATTCTCTGCACCTCCGATCTGGTTGCCATCAATGTGCATTCCCATCTGTCGCGAGCCGGTCTGACGGTTCCCGATGATGCCAGCCTCACTGGCTTTGATGACATGTCATTTTCCCGCGTGATGCATCCGCCGCTGACAACGGTCTCGCAGGATATGGGAACCCTCGCGCTCTATATTCTTGATGCCATCACCAAGCAGATCATGGGCGAAAAAAGCCCCCATGAAGGCCAAACCGTTCCGATGGATCTGGTCCTGCGCCAATCGACCAAAGCCCCAAAAAACTACATTTCACCTTCCAACAAGGAGCAAATCGCGTGA
- a CDS encoding extracellular solute-binding protein: MAAIMATTALSAAQAADKKLTISVYSFAQDEYKKALYDPFEEICGCELVVETGNSVERMAKIEANAANPVIDMAVISSHDALALARKDLVAPLDAAKLTNFDKLYESAKDPIGDHMAIGYTFYASSIVYRKDLVNIESWGDLLNNEKLAGNVALPNITGTQGPLTLMMLNKADGDNGDYAKTISKIGKSAEKIVTFYSRSSELAQLMNQEEVIAAPVGRFAWSRFKSSPLPFAWAEPKEGQAGGMNVMVMTKGNGNEELAYQFMDYWLSTEVQTRIAEALIDSPANKEVKVSDEVAENLTYGADVINSLSIMPAADIIDQRDKWVEQWNAEVIK; this comes from the coding sequence ATGGCCGCCATCATGGCCACCACTGCCCTGAGCGCGGCTCAGGCAGCGGACAAGAAGCTGACCATATCCGTCTATTCCTTCGCTCAGGATGAATATAAGAAGGCTCTGTATGATCCTTTTGAAGAAATCTGCGGCTGCGAACTGGTTGTCGAAACCGGCAACAGCGTCGAGCGCATGGCCAAGATCGAGGCCAATGCCGCCAACCCGGTGATCGATATGGCCGTGATTTCCTCCCATGATGCGCTGGCGCTTGCCCGCAAGGATCTGGTTGCTCCGCTCGATGCTGCCAAGCTGACCAATTTCGACAAGCTTTATGAGTCCGCCAAGGATCCGATCGGCGATCACATGGCAATCGGCTACACCTTCTATGCCAGCTCGATTGTCTATCGCAAGGATCTGGTCAATATCGAAAGCTGGGGTGATCTGCTGAATAATGAGAAGCTGGCTGGCAATGTTGCCCTGCCGAACATCACCGGCACTCAGGGCCCGCTCACGCTGATGATGCTGAACAAGGCCGACGGCGACAATGGCGATTATGCCAAGACAATCAGCAAGATCGGCAAGTCTGCCGAAAAGATCGTCACCTTCTATTCCCGTTCTTCCGAGCTGGCGCAGCTGATGAATCAGGAAGAAGTGATCGCCGCTCCGGTCGGGCGTTTCGCATGGAGCCGCTTCAAGAGCTCACCGCTGCCATTCGCATGGGCCGAGCCGAAGGAAGGTCAGGCCGGTGGCATGAATGTCATGGTCATGACCAAGGGTAACGGCAACGAGGAACTGGCCTACCAGTTCATGGATTACTGGCTGTCCACCGAAGTCCAGACCCGCATTGCCGAGGCGCTCATTGACAGCCCGGCCAACAAGGAAGTCAAGGTTTCCGACGAAGTGGCCGAGAATCTCACCTATGGTGCCGATGTAATCAACTCGCTCTCCATCATGCCAGCCGCTGACATTATCGACCAGCGCGACAAGTGGGTTGAACAGTGGAATGCCGAGGTCATCAAGTAA
- a CDS encoding ABC transporter permease, giving the protein MFRDTRQGLALALPAALFALVVFLVPVGILLSEAFHHNGSWGLGAYVEFFSKPLYRTVFFRSLKLGLMVAGAAAVLGYAAAFCIVNLGKRGRGQVFGMVVLPLMISPVARTYAWIVILGRTGIVNDALVGLGIVDSPLRILFTETAVFIGLLQLFLPLMIISLVSAMENIPQDVIPAARVLGANWFQIFWKVILPLTKEGIVIGGTLVFTGSLTAYITPAILGGSKVLMLETLLYQRVNVSNDFVAASVIAMILIVMAFSTNLLLKRIATARG; this is encoded by the coding sequence ATGTTTCGAGATACCCGGCAAGGGTTGGCGCTGGCTCTGCCTGCGGCCCTGTTTGCTCTGGTGGTTTTTCTGGTTCCCGTCGGCATTCTGCTGTCCGAGGCCTTCCATCACAATGGAAGCTGGGGACTGGGTGCCTATGTCGAATTCTTTTCAAAGCCGCTCTACAGGACGGTATTCTTCCGCTCGCTGAAGCTGGGACTGATGGTCGCTGGCGCTGCTGCTGTGCTCGGCTATGCGGCTGCCTTCTGTATCGTCAATCTGGGCAAGCGCGGGCGCGGGCAGGTGTTTGGCATGGTGGTTTTACCGCTGATGATTTCGCCGGTTGCCCGCACCTATGCATGGATCGTAATTCTCGGGCGCACGGGCATCGTCAATGACGCCCTTGTGGGGCTTGGCATCGTCGACAGCCCCTTGCGCATTCTCTTTACCGAAACCGCGGTCTTCATCGGCCTGTTGCAGCTCTTCCTGCCGCTGATGATCATCTCGCTGGTCTCTGCCATGGAAAATATTCCCCAGGATGTTATTCCCGCCGCAAGGGTGCTCGGGGCCAACTGGTTCCAGATCTTCTGGAAAGTCATCCTTCCGTTGACCAAAGAAGGCATCGTGATCGGCGGGACGCTGGTTTTCACCGGCTCGCTGACGGCCTATATCACCCCCGCCATTCTGGGCGGCTCCAAGGTGCTGATGCTGGAAACGCTGCTCTATCAGCGGGTGAATGTCTCCAATGATTTCGTCGCCGCCAGTGTCATTGCCATGATCCTCATCGTGATGGCCTTTTCCACCAATCTGCTTTTGAAGCGCATTGCAACGGCGAGGGGCTGA
- a CDS encoding ABC transporter permease, translating into MKNLTIWATLGIILLFLIGPFFIIIFAGASAGESLAFPPDGLSLKWYAKVFTVESFRASFMLSIFLAVFGTIFALILGIPAAYALNRYKLPGSETIRTIVAAPIIVPAIIVGLALLRYLVVPLNFGITLALFMAHTALVLPYAVRVVSSSLNNLRSDMEEAAVLLGCTRLQAFFKVVLPNIRGGVLAAFILGFVTSFNQVPVSLFLSGPGVRTLPIDMLSYMEITYDPSVAALSALLAFMSLAIVFAAEKLLGFSRYV; encoded by the coding sequence ATGAAAAACCTTACGATTTGGGCAACGCTCGGCATCATCCTGCTGTTTCTGATCGGCCCCTTCTTCATCATCATCTTCGCCGGAGCATCGGCCGGGGAGAGCCTTGCTTTCCCGCCCGACGGGCTGTCGCTCAAATGGTATGCCAAGGTCTTTACCGTCGAGAGCTTCCGCGCCAGCTTCATGCTGTCGATCTTTCTGGCGGTGTTCGGAACGATCTTTGCCCTGATTCTGGGAATTCCGGCGGCCTATGCGCTCAATCGCTACAAGCTGCCCGGCTCGGAGACCATCCGCACCATCGTGGCCGCGCCGATCATCGTGCCGGCAATCATTGTCGGCCTTGCCCTGCTGCGCTATCTGGTGGTGCCGCTCAATTTCGGCATCACGCTGGCTCTGTTCATGGCCCACACCGCTCTGGTGCTGCCCTATGCCGTGCGCGTGGTGTCTTCAAGCCTCAACAATCTGCGCTCCGACATGGAAGAGGCTGCCGTGCTGCTCGGCTGCACCCGCCTTCAGGCTTTCTTCAAGGTGGTGCTGCCCAATATTCGCGGCGGTGTTCTGGCCGCTTTCATTCTCGGTTTCGTGACCAGCTTCAATCAGGTGCCGGTCTCGCTGTTTCTGTCCGGACCCGGTGTGCGCACGCTGCCCATCGACATGCTGAGCTATATGGAGATCACCTATGATCCCTCCGTTGCCGCCCTCTCGGCGCTGCTCGCCTTCATGTCGCTTGCCATTGTCTTTGCTGCCGAAAAGCTTTTGGGATTTTCTCGCTATGTCTGA